One genomic region from Mytilus trossulus isolate FHL-02 chromosome 9, PNRI_Mtr1.1.1.hap1, whole genome shotgun sequence encodes:
- the LOC134683304 gene encoding CD151 antigen-like isoform X1 translates to MTGCCSYKCVKRSVIFFNVFFWFTGPGMLSLGTWYMLNIKIYSPVVDKGLYIIPAYVVMAAGVAVTMFGIIGCLGAINDNRCMISFFFTFVLIAFGCEVFSTVKSFLVYDKVSSSIEMRLEYSMKYQYHYNTEHSDVINNIQRELNCCGLHKYSDWQDYRYYRDDSLAVARGRETVPVSCCQDTAGTLCNVGNKVPRDLTQIYTKGCHTALENWIQSNMLIFGWTCFAMSSVQILGMVLCCCFYKAMKDTRR, encoded by the exons ATGACAGGGTGTTGTAGTTATAAGTGTGTGAAGAGGTCGGTCATCTTCTTTAACGTATTCTTTTGG TTCACAGGACCTGGCATGTTAAGCCTGGGGACGTGGTACATGttgaatataaagatatattccCCGGTAGTGGACAAAGGATTGTACATTATTCCTGCCTACGTTGTTATGGCAGCAGGGGTAGCGGTTACTATGTTTGGGATCATCGGGTGTTTAGGTGCCATCAACGATAACAGGTGTATGATATCTTTC TTTTTCACTTTTGTATTGATTGCATTTGGGTGTGAAGTCTTCTCAACTGTAAAGTCATTCTTAGTTTATGACAAG gTTTCGTCGTCCATAGAAATGAGATTAGAATATAGTATGAAATACCAGTATCACTACAACACAGAACATTCTGATGTAATAAACAACATACAAAGGGAA CTGAACTGTTGTGGTCTTCATAAATACAGTGACTGGCAAGACTATCGTTACTATAGAGATGATAGTCTAGCTGTAGCGAGAGGGAGAGAGACAGTTCCAGTCAGCTGTTGCCAAGATACAGCCGGTACTTTATGCAATGTTGGAAATAAAGTACCACGTGATTTAACACAGATATATACAAAG GGATGTCATACTGCCCTTGAAAACTGGATACAAAGTAATATGCTAATTTTTGGATGGACCTGTTTTGCAATGAGTTCTGTGCAG ATACTTGGGATGGTATTatgctgttgtttttataaagcTATGAAAGATACGAGAAGATAA
- the LOC134683304 gene encoding tetraspanin-3-like isoform X2, which translates to MTGCCSYKCVKRSVIFFNVFFWFTGPGMLSLGTWYMLNIKIYSPVVDKGLYIIPAYVVMAAGVAVTMFGIIGCLGAINDNRCMISFVSSSIEMRLEYSMKYQYHYNTEHSDVINNIQRELNCCGLHKYSDWQDYRYYRDDSLAVARGRETVPVSCCQDTAGTLCNVGNKVPRDLTQIYTKGCHTALENWIQSNMLIFGWTCFAMSSVQILGMVLCCCFYKAMKDTRR; encoded by the exons ATGACAGGGTGTTGTAGTTATAAGTGTGTGAAGAGGTCGGTCATCTTCTTTAACGTATTCTTTTGG TTCACAGGACCTGGCATGTTAAGCCTGGGGACGTGGTACATGttgaatataaagatatattccCCGGTAGTGGACAAAGGATTGTACATTATTCCTGCCTACGTTGTTATGGCAGCAGGGGTAGCGGTTACTATGTTTGGGATCATCGGGTGTTTAGGTGCCATCAACGATAACAGGTGTATGATATCTTTC gTTTCGTCGTCCATAGAAATGAGATTAGAATATAGTATGAAATACCAGTATCACTACAACACAGAACATTCTGATGTAATAAACAACATACAAAGGGAA CTGAACTGTTGTGGTCTTCATAAATACAGTGACTGGCAAGACTATCGTTACTATAGAGATGATAGTCTAGCTGTAGCGAGAGGGAGAGAGACAGTTCCAGTCAGCTGTTGCCAAGATACAGCCGGTACTTTATGCAATGTTGGAAATAAAGTACCACGTGATTTAACACAGATATATACAAAG GGATGTCATACTGCCCTTGAAAACTGGATACAAAGTAATATGCTAATTTTTGGATGGACCTGTTTTGCAATGAGTTCTGTGCAG ATACTTGGGATGGTATTatgctgttgtttttataaagcTATGAAAGATACGAGAAGATAA
- the LOC134683305 gene encoding CD151 antigen-like gives MYKCIRNTVLVFNILFLLCGLGVLGIGVWIRIDMVQFDELLGKSMVPIAAYILIAAGGVVLLISLVGCLGALKENRVLLGLYFTFMLFIFMMEAAAAVLGSLFYDQVKPFMSTYVESAMMTKYGDPHYELVTKSVDKLQQQFKCCGFEEPKDWDNATAFTSATVPVSCCRNQNQPSCNTAYNSTNIYDEGCVDALSNWMTGNLIYLLCVAIAVALFQILGMVFSLCLIKQAGDDNYV, from the exons ATGTATAAATGTATTCGAAACACAGTTTTggtattcaacattttattccTG cTCTGTGGACTAGGAGTTTTAGGTATAGGAGTATGGATCCGTATAGATATGGTTCAATTCGATGAATTGCTTGGAAAGTCTATGGTTCCAATAGCTGCTTATATACTTATTGCTGCAGGAGGTGTTGTATTGCTGATTTCTTTGGTGGGATGTTTAGGAGCATTGAAAGAGAATAGAGTTCTGCTTGGTCTG tattttacatttatgttgtttatattCATGATGGAGGCTGCTGCTGCTGTTCTAGGTTCACTGTTCTATGATCAG gtaAAACCTTTTATGTCGACATACGTGGAATCAGCCATGATGACAAAGTATGGAGATCCTCATTATGAACTGGTAACCAAGTCTGTTGATAAACTTCAGCAACAG TTCAAATGTTGTGGCTTTGAGGAACCTAAAGACTGGGATAATGCCACAGCTTTCACGAGTGCCACTGTTCCCGTATCATGTTGCAGAAACCAGAACCAGCCTTCCTGTAACACTGCGTACAACAGTACTAACATCTATGATGAA GGTTGTGTAGACGCACTGTCAAACTGGATGACTGGTAaccttatttatttactttgtgTAGCAATAGCCGTTGCCTTATTTCAG atacTAGGAATGGTGTTTTCTCTGTGTCTGATAAAACAGGCTGGCGACGACAACTATGTTTAg